Below is a genomic region from Candidatus Effluviviaceae Genus I sp..
CGGTTCTACGGCCGGCTTCAGGGAGGCGCGGCGTTTGCCGGCACGGCGCTCGCCACACTCCTGGTCTGGTCGGCGGCCTTCTTCGCGCTCATGCACGTCCACCTGCATCCCCTGCTGAGCGCGGGTGACAGGCGCCTGCGGACCGCCCTCAGGAAGTCCGCCCTCCTCGTTCTCGACAACCCCGCGTTCAGCATCGCCATCGCGCTGCAGTCGGTCCTCATCGCCGCCCTGCTCGCCGTCAGCGGTGTGGGCCTTCTTCTCCTCGCCGGCAGCCTCATCGCCGTCATCCTCTCCACCGGGCACCGCGAGCTCCTCAAGAAGTACTTCCCGGGCTCCGACGCCGCCTCAGAGCCCCGCGAGACCCGCTCCTGGCGGGACCTCTGGAGGCCCTGGGAGAGCCAGAGGCCCCGCTGAGCGCCCCACCCTGAAGGACAAGCATCAATATTCTTGATCTTTGCATTGAATTCAGTTGACAACATGCAACCAGCAGCTTAATATTCGTGTCGTACACCTGCGAATGTGGGATCCGTTCCTGGAGTTCCTGAGACGAGGAGGGTGAGCATGATTCACAGGCAGCCGACGAGCTGCTCCGCGTGTGGCGGCGAGATGGTGGTCAGGGAAC
It encodes:
- a CDS encoding DUF624 domain-containing protein; this translates as MTKDGRPEPGGTRAGPTRIRAADVLRPTFKRAFWHIYDHLGTLIVANLLWCILCLGVVTAPPATAGLFRLARRIAADEDARLADFWNGFRRDFLRSIKLGAFTAGSAALLWFNIRFYGRLQGGAAFAGTALATLLVWSAAFFALMHVHLHPLLSAGDRRLRTALRKSALLVLDNPAFSIAIALQSVLIAALLAVSGVGLLLLAGSLIAVILSTGHRELLKKYFPGSDAASEPRETRSWRDLWRPWESQRPR